The following proteins are co-located in the Pseudostreptobacillus hongkongensis genome:
- a CDS encoding NCS2 family permease → MLSYFKLKEHGTDFKSEFLGGLTTFLTMAYILGVNASILGSAGLTPGSVFFATAISSAVATIFMGIYANAPIALAPGMGLNAFFTYTVVLGSGYTPAEALAMVFVSGLIFLIISVLGLRKLIVDSIPTSLKKSIGAAIGFFIAFIGLNKLGIIIANQATYVTLGSFKNPTVLLGVFGLILTLILMTLEIRSAAFLGLLATAILGIVLGLLGISGMPTLPNGIISLSFDTSSVGLFLSGLGSILTKPESIVIIFTMLFVDFFDTAGTLIAVIDKIKGLVKSEHPELEVDYNIDKMFYSDALGTVVGATLGTSNVTSFVESSSGVAAGGRTGLSSVIVGILFLLSTLFSPLLSVVDSIAVNDTLFLSPVVAPTLVIVGVLMATQLSNVDWHDFRAAASGFATIIIMVLSYSIANGIAAGFIVYVITNIFSKEKKKLPAIIWVLFVIFLLHFALV, encoded by the coding sequence ATGTTAAGTTATTTTAAACTTAAAGAACACGGAACAGATTTTAAATCTGAATTTTTAGGAGGATTAACTACATTCCTAACAATGGCATATATTTTAGGAGTTAATGCAAGTATTTTAGGTAGTGCAGGGTTAACACCTGGATCCGTATTTTTTGCAACAGCTATATCATCAGCTGTAGCTACTATTTTTATGGGGATTTATGCAAATGCTCCTATAGCACTTGCACCTGGTATGGGACTTAATGCATTCTTTACATATACGGTTGTACTAGGTTCTGGATATACTCCTGCCGAAGCATTGGCTATGGTATTTGTATCAGGTTTAATATTCCTTATTATTTCTGTTTTAGGTCTTAGAAAGCTAATTGTTGATTCTATTCCTACAAGTTTAAAAAAATCAATTGGAGCTGCTATAGGATTCTTTATAGCATTTATAGGTCTTAATAAATTAGGTATAATTATTGCAAACCAAGCTACTTATGTAACACTTGGATCTTTCAAAAATCCCACAGTATTATTAGGAGTATTCGGATTAATATTAACATTAATACTAATGACGTTAGAAATTAGATCTGCAGCATTTCTTGGATTACTAGCAACAGCTATTTTAGGTATAGTATTAGGATTATTAGGTATTTCTGGTATGCCTACTTTACCTAATGGAATAATTAGTTTATCATTTGACACTTCTAGTGTAGGGCTATTTTTAAGTGGATTAGGAAGTATATTAACTAAACCAGAAAGCATAGTTATAATATTTACTATGTTATTTGTTGATTTTTTTGATACAGCTGGTACTTTAATAGCTGTTATAGATAAAATAAAAGGATTAGTAAAAAGTGAACATCCTGAATTAGAAGTTGATTATAACATAGATAAAATGTTTTATTCTGACGCATTAGGTACTGTAGTTGGAGCTACTTTGGGAACTTCAAATGTAACTAGTTTTGTTGAATCTTCAAGTGGTGTTGCTGCTGGTGGAAGAACTGGATTATCTTCAGTAATTGTTGGAATATTATTTTTACTTTCAACATTATTCTCTCCATTATTATCTGTTGTGGATTCTATTGCTGTAAATGATACACTATTTTTATCTCCAGTTGTTGCACCAACTTTAGTAATAGTTGGAGTTCTAATGGCTACTCAATTATCTAATGTTGATTGGCATGATTTTAGAGCAGCTGCTTCAGGATTTGCAACAATAATAATAATGGTTTTATCTTATTCTATAGCTAATGGTATAGCTGCAGGATTTATAGTTTATGTAATAACAAATATATTTAGCAAAGAAAAGAAAAAATTACCGGCTATTATATGGGTTTTATTCGTGATTTTCTTATTACACTTTGCTTTAGTTTAA
- a CDS encoding M13 family metallopeptidase has protein sequence MINNNLLKDDLYLAVNGEWLKTAIIPEDRAQVGGFQNLVIDIEKLLLEDFKNLKNVENPEMKEFLKFFNEARNFEKRNKEGYTELKKYITKISEIKDYNDFSEILKEWTLKDLPLPFSIFIGPDMMNAKINVLHLNRSSIILPDKTYYEKENGKTLIKSYTKMLEKIFEELDYHTSEIKELIDKTIEFDKIIYPYTKTSVELADYTKSYNPRSMENVKKYSNKINFEIFINDILEQIPEKIIVDEPNFFENLENILTENNLELLKAWLISKLVIYLSSLFKDNLRIIGGLYQREKSGIKVADSIDKYSYYTSTAMFAGVISVYYGKKYFGEKAKNDVECMVKNIINVYKKRLETNTWLKEKTKKRAIKKLNTLGILIAYPEKYKDVYKKLKYNDEETFFENYIRFKKIKNIEHFKKWNTNVDKMEWGMSSNTVNAYYHPQHNHICFPAAILQEPFYSISQSKSKNYGGIGAVIGHEISHAFDNNGSNYDENGNLLNWWDEEDYIKFEEKTNEMIEQFDGIPFGSGKVNGKLTVSENIADLGGITSALEALKLEKEYSLDEYFINWARIWRRKAKPEYIDLLLNIDVHSPGELRANITPQNLDDFYQTFNIKESDKMYREKEKRITIW, from the coding sequence ATGATAAACAATAATTTATTAAAAGATGATTTGTATTTAGCTGTTAATGGAGAGTGGTTAAAAACAGCCATTATTCCAGAAGACAGAGCACAAGTAGGAGGTTTTCAAAACTTAGTTATTGACATTGAAAAACTTTTACTAGAAGATTTTAAAAATTTAAAAAATGTAGAAAATCCTGAAATGAAAGAATTTTTAAAATTCTTTAATGAAGCAAGAAATTTTGAAAAAAGAAATAAGGAGGGATATACAGAATTAAAAAAATATATTACTAAAATATCTGAAATTAAAGATTATAATGATTTTTCTGAAATTCTTAAAGAATGGACTTTAAAAGATTTACCACTACCATTTAGTATATTTATTGGCCCTGATATGATGAATGCAAAAATTAATGTATTACATTTAAATAGATCTTCTATTATACTTCCAGATAAAACTTACTATGAAAAAGAAAATGGAAAAACTTTAATTAAATCTTACACTAAGATGTTAGAAAAAATTTTTGAAGAATTAGATTATCACACAAGTGAAATAAAAGAACTTATTGACAAAACTATAGAATTTGATAAAATTATATATCCATATACTAAAACTTCTGTTGAATTAGCTGATTATACTAAATCATATAACCCTAGAAGTATGGAAAATGTAAAAAAATATTCAAATAAAATCAATTTTGAAATATTTATAAATGATATTTTAGAACAAATTCCAGAAAAAATAATCGTAGATGAACCTAACTTCTTTGAAAATTTAGAAAATATTTTAACAGAAAATAATTTAGAATTGTTAAAAGCATGGTTAATATCTAAATTAGTAATTTATCTTAGTAGTTTATTCAAAGATAATTTAAGAATTATTGGTGGTCTATATCAAAGAGAAAAATCAGGTATTAAAGTAGCTGATAGTATAGACAAATACTCATATTATACTTCAACAGCTATGTTTGCTGGTGTTATAAGCGTATATTACGGTAAAAAGTATTTTGGTGAGAAAGCTAAAAATGATGTAGAGTGTATGGTAAAAAATATTATTAATGTTTATAAAAAAAGATTAGAAACAAACACTTGGCTTAAAGAAAAAACAAAGAAAAGGGCTATTAAAAAATTAAACACTCTTGGTATTCTTATAGCTTACCCTGAAAAATATAAAGATGTATATAAAAAATTAAAATATAATGACGAAGAAACATTTTTTGAAAATTATATAAGATTCAAAAAAATAAAAAATATAGAACACTTTAAAAAATGGAATACAAATGTTGATAAAATGGAATGGGGAATGAGTTCAAATACAGTTAATGCATACTATCACCCTCAACACAATCATATATGCTTCCCAGCTGCTATATTACAAGAACCTTTCTATAGTATATCTCAATCTAAAAGTAAAAATTATGGAGGTATTGGTGCTGTAATCGGACACGAAATTTCTCATGCTTTTGATAATAATGGAAGCAATTATGATGAAAACGGAAACTTATTAAACTGGTGGGATGAAGAAGATTATATAAAATTTGAAGAAAAAACAAATGAAATGATAGAACAATTTGATGGTATACCATTTGGAAGTGGAAAAGTAAATGGTAAACTTACAGTTTCTGAAAACATCGCTGATTTAGGTGGAATAACTTCAGCATTAGAAGCATTAAAATTAGAAAAAGAGTATTCATTAGATGAATATTTTATAAACTGGGCAAGAATATGGAGAAGAAAAGCTAAACCAGAATACATAGATCTTCTTCTAAATATAGATGTACATTCTCCTGGTGAATTAAGGGCAAATATAACTCCACAAAATTTAGATGATTTTTATCAAACATTTAATATTAAAGAATCAGATAAAATGTATAGAGAAAAAGAAAAAAGAATTACAATTTGGTAA